The DNA window GATGCGGACGACCGTTCCGGCCGGTTGCGGCTCGTGATGCTTGGTTTGGCCTTGCAGCTTCCGCGCCTCGTCCTGGATCCGCCGCCGTGCTCGTTTGAAGGCGTCGTTGATGGCGAAGCGGATGTCGGAATAGCGCTCATCGCCGTGGTCGACCCGGTCGACGGCGATCTCCTTCCCGCTGGGGAGAGATAGATGAACGCGCACGTCATAGAGCCCGCCCGAACGGTGGTGGTGGCCCGGGCCGGTGACCACCACGCGGCAACGGGTAATCCGCCCGAAGCGGCTCTCCAGTTCTCCGACATGCTCTTCCAGCATGTTCTGGATCCAGGGTGAGCTCTCCACTCCGTGAAACTCGATTTCGACCGGTGTCTGCATTATCTCCACTCGCGCTGATCATGTGAATGCGGGCAGCAGAGCCTCCGCCCGCGGATGGGGTCCCCCGGCCTTTCGGCTCGATCCGTGCCTAGGCGTGGTGATCGCTCACCGCCTGCATCAGTTCGCCGGTCAGATCCTCGTCGCCGAAATGCGATATGTCTCCGACGCTCAGCATTCCCACCATGCGCTTGTCGGCGTCGATCACCGGCAGGCGGCGGATCTTCTTCTTTTCCATCAGGCGGACCGCGTCCTGGAGAGCATCCTCCGCCCGGCAATAGGAGATGCCGGGCGACATGACGTCCCGCGCGGTCAAGGACGAC is part of the Chelativorans sp. AA-79 genome and encodes:
- a CDS encoding HPF/RaiA family ribosome-associated protein, producing the protein MQTPVEIEFHGVESSPWIQNMLEEHVGELESRFGRITRCRVVVTGPGHHHRSGGLYDVRVHLSLPSGKEIAVDRVDHGDERYSDIRFAINDAFKRARRRIQDEARKLQGQTKHHEPQPAGTVVRIDPSGGFGFIAAPDGQEIYFHRNSVLNAAFDKLEPGARVTFVEEQGEKGTQASTVRLAGRHGPR
- a CDS encoding CBS domain-containing protein; translated protein: MRVSEAMHKNAIWVSPNMPVSEVAKIMKEKDIGAVPVGDNDRLIGMVTDRDITIRALPNGHDVSSLTARDVMSPGISYCRAEDALQDAVRLMEKKKIRRLPVIDADKRMVGMLSVGDISHFGDEDLTGELMQAVSDHHA